A region from the Octopus sinensis unplaced genomic scaffold, ASM634580v1 Contig05788, whole genome shotgun sequence genome encodes:
- the LOC115227625 gene encoding RNA-binding motif protein, X-linked-like-3 — translation MHGVNIAFTAVWKRSDRLRGNNYAPGERRTPRVDQTTMFSLAVRMSFNKSKNDPAEIYDNPSLQRSARLYDRIRGQHLNQQNIGQDDGQDSGQQNRNSGQRRWRRFLRRPLSQRRDDDNGFRRDRYRYQDSRRHDYGPRRSRYEDQYEGEREDYDRPTDVYVEDHYDDRHGEGHGRGGHHGGRHHGGSHRGGMHHGRGQHGGRHHGGHHSEERPYGGGHRGNHHGEGSHERGHHEGHHGGHHGEGHHEGGHRGGHHGEGHHGGGPHGGHHHGEGDNERGYDGEEHHGGHHNGGCHGDYHDGGGRCYRRSNRRNRYPSYHRDYSDDWRSYDPHCGVKGMELGYHCTQDYEWTVIPPPPYDREITTFIDEGEYQPPTYDVIDRTTEYYEYGRRTDDENGRRTDDENGRPTYDENGRRTDDDNGRRTDDDNGRRTDDENGRPTYDENGRRTDDDNGRRTDDDNDRRTDDDNDRRTDDENGRRTDDRNGGRRRIPRSVRYYGSKTY, via the coding sequence ctttaacaaaTCGAAAAATGATCCTGCAGAAATCTACGATAATCCAAGCCTTCAACGTTCTGCAAGGCTTTATGACCGCATCAGAGGTCAGCATTTGAACCAGCAAAACATAGGTCAAGACGATGGACAAGATTCTGGCCAACAGAATCGAAATTCCGGTCAGCGACGCTGGCGACGGTTTCTTCGGCGGCCTTTAAGCCAACGacgtgatgatgataacggtttTCGACGTGATCGCTATAGATATCAAGATAGTCGTCGACATGACTATGGTCCTAGACGAAGTCGCTATGAAGATCAGTATGAAGGCGAGCGTGAAGATTATGATCGTCCAACTGACGTTTATGTGGAAGATCATTACGATGACCGTCATGGAGAGGGGCACGGTCGAGGTGGCCATCACGGCGGTCGCCATCATGGAGGTAGCCACCGTGGTGGAATGCATCATGGACGAGGTCAACATGGAGGGAGACATCATGGGGGTCACCACAGTGAGGAGCGGCCCTATGGAGGAGGTCATAGGGGAAACCATCATGGGGAGGGCAGCCATGAAAGAGGTCACCATGAAGGTCATCATGGAGGTCATCATGGAGAAGGTCACCATGAAGGAGGTCATCGTGGAGGTCACCATGGAGAAGGTCACCATGGAGGAGGTCCTCATGGAGGTCACCATCATGGGGAGGGCGACAACGAACGAGGTTACGATGGTGAAGAACATCATGGCGGTCACCACAATGGAGGTTGCCATGGCGATTATCATGATGGAGGTGGCAGATGCTATCGCCGGAGCAACCGACGAAACAGATACCCTAGCTACCATCGCGACTACTCTGACGATTGGCGCAGTTATGATCCACATTGTGGCGTGAAAGGAATGGAATTAGGCTACCACTGCACACAGGACTACGAATGGACCGTCATCCCACCACCACCCTACGATAGAGAAATTACGACATTCATTGACGAAGGTGAATACCAGCCACCAACATATGACGTGATTGATCGTACAACTGAATATTACGAGTATGGTCGTCGAACTGATGACGAGAATGGTCGTCGAACTGATGACGAGAATGGTCGTCCAACATATGACGAGAATGGTCGTCGAACTGATGACGATAATGGTCGTCGAACTGATGACGATAATGGTCGTCGAACTGATGACGAGAATGGTCGTCCAACATATGACGAGAATGGTCGTCGAACTGATGACGATAATGGTCGTCGaactgatgacgataatgatcgTCGaactgatgacgataatgatcgTCGAACTGATGACGAGAATGGTCGTCGAACTGATGACAGGAATGGTGGTCGGAGGAGGATTCCAAGAAGTGTCAGGTATTATGGTTCCAAAACATAttga